From a single Pseudorasbora parva isolate DD20220531a chromosome 17, ASM2467924v1, whole genome shotgun sequence genomic region:
- the mfsd2aa gene encoding sodium-dependent lysophosphatidylcholine symporter 1-A, whose amino-acid sequence MARGEGAEQYSSGLLPTAKTLNRDGIKIVMPSQQQERKRALTVESKVCFAIGGAPYQITGTALGFFLQIFLLDVALLDPLSASVILFVGRAWDAVTDPTVGFLVSRTPWTRHGRMMPWILVSTIPAVLCYFLIWVVPPIEQGKIVWYLLFYCLFQTLQTCFHVPYSALTMFISTEQRERDSATAYRMTVELFGTVIGTAIQGQIVGMANVPCINNTFPNNSFNHSVHGNNSQILRDNRIYNERCAYMIASAVISLIYILCAVVLFFGVREQNNQGGLKAQKRVSFRTGLRLVMGHGPYVKLVLAFLFTSLAFMLLEGNFALFIKYTLGFREDYQNILLVIMLSATFTIPMWQWFLCRFGKKTAVYIGITWAVPFMILMVFVNNSLIVSYIVSIAAGASVAVAFLLPWSMLPDVVDDFKVQNPNTQGHEAIFYSFYVFFTKFASGVSLGVSTLALSFAGYVTNVCVQSDSVNLTLKMLVSAAPVLLIALGLLIFTTYPIDEERRQNNNKQLQLLLRSEEQESEMEALKPDITA is encoded by the exons ATGGCAAGAGGAGAAGGAGCCGAGCAGTACTCATCCGGTTTGTTACCTACAGCCAAAACCCTGAATCGAGATGGAATCAAAATTGTTATG CCCTCACAACAGCAGGAGAGGAAAAGAGCCCTGACTGTGGAGAGTAAGGTGTGTTTTGCAATCGGAGGGGCTCCGTATCAGATCACAGGCACCGCCCTGGGCTTCTTTCTGCAAATCTTCTTGCTTGATGTGGCACTG TTGGATCCCCTCAGTGCTTCTGTGATCCTGTTTGTGGGTCGGGCCTGGGATGCTGTGACTGATCCTACAGTTGGGTTTTTAGTAAGCAGAACTCCATGGACACGACACGGACGCATGATGCCCTG GATTCTGGTGTCCACCATACCGGCTGTATTGTGTTATTTCCTGATATGGGTGGTTCCACCTATAGAGCAGGGAAAGATAGTGTGGTATCTGCTCTTCTACTGTCTCTTCCAGACTCTCCAGACA tGCTTCCATGTGCCATACTCCGCACTGACCATGTTCATCAGCACTGAGCAGAGGGAACGGGATTCAGCCACAGCATACC gcATGACTGTAGAGTTGTTTGGTACAGTAATTGGCACCGCCATCCAGGGTCAGATTGTGGGGATGGCCAATGTCCCCTGCATTAACAACACATTCCCAAACAACAGCTTCAATCACTCTGTGCATGGCAATAACTCTCAGATATTAAGGGACAACAGAATATATAATGAG AGGTGTGCATACATGATTGCATCTGCAGTCATAAGTTTGATCTACATTCTGTGTgctgttgttctgttttttggAGTAAGAGAGCAGAACA ATCAGGGGGGTTTAAAAGCACAGAAACGGGTGTCATTTCGGACCGGTCTGCGGCTGGTGATGGGTCACGGGCCGTATGTTAAACTGGTGCTGGCCTTCCTCTTTACTTCTCTGGCCTTTATG CTGCTGGAGGGAAATTTTGCTTTGTTCATCAAGTACACGCTGGGATTCAGAGAGGATTATCAGAACATTTTACTGGTCATCATG CTGTCTGCCACTTTTACTATTCCCATGTGGCAGTGGTTCCTATGCCGGTTTGGGAAAAAGACTGCTGTATACATCGGCATCACA tgGGCGGTGCCCTTCATGATCCTGATGGTGTTCGTAAACAATAGTCTCATCGTGTCATACATCGTATCCATTGCAGCTGGTGCCAGTGTGGCAGTGGCCTTCCTCCTGCCCTG GTCCATGCTTCCAGATGTGGTAGATGATTTTAAAGTCCAGAATCCTAACACTCAAGGCCATGAGGCTATTTTCTACTCTTTCTATGTTTTCTTCACCAAATTCGCCTCTGGAGTGTCGCTTGGAGTATCAACACTAGCATTAAG CTTTGCAGGTTATGTGACGAACGTTTGTGTTCAGTCTGATTCTGTGAATCTGACGTTGAAGATGTTGGTGTCGGCTGCTCCTGTCTTACTGATAGCTCTGGGGCTGCTCATCTTTACTACATATCCCATCGATGAAGAACGCAGGCAGAACAACAACAAACAGCTACAGCTGCTGCTGCG GAGTGAAGAACAAGAGTCTGAGATGGAGGCATTGAAGCCTGATATCACTGCATGA